The Falco peregrinus isolate bFalPer1 chromosome 1, bFalPer1.pri, whole genome shotgun sequence genome has a window encoding:
- the RBM18 gene encoding probable RNA-binding protein 18: MEPGRQALPLENASILSEGALQDGHRLWIGNLDPKITEYHLLKLLQKFGKVKQFDFLFHKSGALEGQPRGYCFVNFETKQEAEKAIQCLNGKLALSKKLVVRWAHAQVKRYDHNKNEKILPISLEPSSSTEPPQSNLSVSAKIKAIEAKLKMMAENPDVEYPAAPVYSYFKPPDKKRTTPYSRAAWKSRR, translated from the exons ATGGAGCCGGGGCGCCAGGCGCTGCCGCTGGAGAACGCCTCCATCCTCTCCGAGGGCGCGCTGCAGGACGGCCACCGCCTCTGGATCGGCAACCTCGACCCCAAGATCACCGA aTACCATCTACTCAAACTCCTTCAGAAGTTTGGCAAAGTAAAGCAATTTGACTTTCTCTTTCACAAGTCTGGTGCTCTGGAGGGGCAGCCGAGAGGTTACTGTTTTGTGAACTTTGAAACCAAACAG gaagcagaaaaggcgATCCAATGTCTCAATGGGAAGCTGGCCCTTTCCAAGAAATTGGTGGTGCGCTGGGCACATGCACAAGTCAAG AGATATGATCacaataaaaatgagaagatCCTTCCAATCAGTCTGGAGCCATCTTCCAGCACAGAGCCACCCCAGTCTAACCTGAG tgTCAGTGCAAAAATAAAGGCCATTGAAGCCAAGCTGAAAATGATGGCAGAAAATCCAGACGTGGAATACCCAGCAGCACCTGTTTATTCTTACTTCAAACCTCCGGATAAGAAAAGGACTACTCCTTATTCTAGAGCTGCCTGGAAATCGAGAAGATGA